In Kordia antarctica, the following proteins share a genomic window:
- the lpdA gene encoding dihydrolipoyl dehydrogenase → MNSYDVAVIGSGPGGYVAAIRCAQLGMKTAIIEKYSTLGGTCLNVGCIPSKALLDSSHHYEEAIKHFDDHGIEISGEVKVNLEKMIARKTAVVDQTTGGIDFLMKKNKIDVYEGLGSFKDATHVNIAKNDGTSEEIEAKNIIIATGSKPANLPFIKLDKERVITSTEALKLKEIPKHMLVIGGGVIGLELGQVYKRLGSEVTVIEFMDRIISGMDAGLSKELTKVFKKQKFKINTSHKVTSVERVGDEVVVKAENKKGEEVEFKGDYCLVSVGRRPYTDGLNAEAAGVKIDDKGRVEVNAYLQTSASNIYAIGDVVKGAMLAHKASEEGTMVAEIIAGQKPHIDYNLIPGVVYTWPEVSAVGKTEEELTEAGIAYKTGQFPMRALGRSRASMDLDGFVKILADEKTDEILGIHMIGARAADLIAEAVVAMEYRASAEDIARMSHAHPTFAEAIKEAALAATEDRALHI, encoded by the coding sequence ATGAATTCATACGATGTAGCCGTAATTGGCTCTGGTCCTGGCGGATATGTTGCCGCAATAAGATGTGCGCAATTAGGAATGAAAACAGCAATTATTGAAAAATATAGCACTTTAGGTGGAACTTGCTTAAATGTAGGTTGTATTCCATCAAAAGCATTGCTAGATTCTTCGCATCATTACGAAGAAGCTATCAAGCACTTTGACGATCACGGAATTGAAATTTCAGGAGAAGTAAAAGTAAATCTTGAAAAAATGATTGCTCGTAAAACGGCTGTTGTCGATCAAACGACTGGTGGAATTGATTTCTTGATGAAGAAAAATAAAATTGATGTCTACGAAGGTTTGGGTAGTTTTAAAGATGCAACTCACGTAAACATCGCCAAAAATGATGGAACTTCGGAAGAAATAGAAGCAAAAAATATCATCATTGCTACTGGAAGTAAACCCGCAAACTTACCATTTATCAAACTAGATAAAGAAAGAGTGATCACGTCAACAGAAGCCTTAAAACTAAAAGAAATACCAAAACACATGCTTGTCATTGGCGGCGGCGTTATTGGTTTGGAATTAGGACAAGTATACAAACGTTTAGGTTCAGAAGTTACTGTAATTGAGTTCATGGACAGAATCATCTCAGGAATGGACGCAGGACTTTCTAAAGAGTTGACAAAAGTATTCAAAAAGCAAAAATTTAAAATTAACACATCTCACAAAGTAACTTCTGTGGAACGTGTTGGTGATGAGGTTGTTGTAAAAGCTGAAAACAAAAAAGGCGAAGAAGTAGAATTTAAAGGCGATTACTGCCTAGTTTCTGTCGGTCGTCGTCCATATACGGACGGATTGAACGCAGAAGCGGCTGGCGTAAAAATTGACGATAAAGGTAGAGTAGAAGTAAACGCGTACTTGCAAACTTCGGCTTCAAACATTTACGCAATTGGCGATGTTGTAAAAGGAGCAATGTTAGCACACAAAGCATCTGAAGAAGGTACAATGGTAGCGGAAATCATCGCAGGACAAAAACCACATATTGATTACAATCTAATTCCTGGAGTTGTCTATACATGGCCAGAAGTTTCGGCTGTTGGAAAAACAGAGGAAGAATTAACAGAAGCTGGAATTGCGTACAAAACGGGACAATTTCCAATGCGAGCTTTGGGTAGAAGTAGAGCAAGTATGGATTTAGACGGTTTCGTTAAAATATTAGCAGACGAAAAAACAGATGAAATCTTAGGAATCCACATGATTGGTGCCAGAGCAGCCGATCTAATCGCAGAAGCAGTTGTAGCAATGGAATACAGAGCATCTGCGGAAGATATAGCACGTATGTCACACGCACATCCAACATTTGCAGAAGCAATCAAAGAAGCAGCGTTGGCAGCTACGGAAGACAGAGCATTACATATATAA
- a CDS encoding NADP-dependent isocitrate dehydrogenase codes for MAKSTKIIYTKTDEAPALATHSFLPIVKAFTAPSGIDIETKDISLAGRILANFPEYLTADQRVSDALAELGELAKTPEANIIKLPNISASVPQLKDVIAELQAKGFAIPDYPEEAETEKDKAIIEQYNKVKGSAVNPVLREGNSDRRAPKAVKNYAKKNPHSMGVWSSDSKTNVATMEAGDFRSNEKSITINDATSVNIEHVDVNGNKTTLKAGIDLLAGEIIDATVMSKKALLAFLAKEIAEAKEKGLLFSLHMKATMMKVSDPIIFGHAVRVYFADLFEKYQTEFDEIGVDVNNGFGNLLNNLNELSQEKKEEIIGDIAVAMENGPDIAMVNSDKGITNLHVPSDVIIDASMPAMIRTSGKMWDADGKLQDTIAVIPDSSYAALYQVTIDFCKKNGAFDPTTMGTVPNVGLMAQKAEEYGSHDKTFEIPANGTVKIVDATGKTLIEHNVETGDIWRMCQVKDAPIRDWVKLAVSRAKATGSPAVFWLDQERAHDAELIKKVNLYLKDYDTEGLEIHILALAEATQYTLERTKDGKETISVTGNVLRDYLTDLFPILELGTSAKMLSIVPLMNGGGLFETGAGGSAPKHVQQFNEEGHLRWDSLGEFLALAVSLEHLGSNYDNKNAIVLSETLDDATDKFLENKKSPSRKVHELDNRGSHFYLSLYWAQALASQNKDAELKTRFTPIASELAQNEEKIVKELNDAQGSPMNTGGYYMPNDELMSKLMRPSETFNKILSAIA; via the coding sequence ATGGCAAAATCAACTAAGATTATCTATACAAAAACTGATGAAGCACCAGCTTTAGCGACACATTCTTTTTTACCAATCGTAAAAGCATTTACAGCGCCATCTGGTATTGACATTGAAACCAAAGATATTTCTTTAGCAGGAAGAATTTTAGCAAATTTCCCAGAATATTTAACCGCTGATCAACGCGTAAGTGATGCATTAGCAGAATTAGGAGAATTAGCAAAAACACCTGAAGCAAACATTATCAAATTACCAAACATAAGTGCTTCAGTGCCGCAGTTGAAAGACGTTATTGCAGAATTACAAGCAAAAGGATTTGCCATTCCTGATTATCCAGAAGAGGCAGAAACGGAAAAAGATAAAGCAATTATTGAACAATATAATAAGGTAAAAGGTTCTGCTGTGAATCCTGTATTACGTGAAGGAAACTCAGATCGTAGAGCACCAAAAGCAGTAAAAAACTACGCTAAGAAAAATCCACACAGCATGGGCGTTTGGTCATCAGACTCCAAAACGAATGTAGCAACGATGGAAGCTGGAGATTTTCGTTCAAACGAAAAATCTATAACTATTAATGACGCTACATCTGTAAACATTGAACATGTTGATGTAAATGGAAACAAAACTACGCTAAAAGCCGGAATCGATTTACTTGCAGGAGAAATTATCGATGCAACAGTAATGAGCAAAAAAGCATTATTAGCTTTTTTAGCAAAAGAAATTGCAGAGGCAAAAGAAAAAGGTTTGCTCTTCTCGCTTCACATGAAAGCAACGATGATGAAAGTAAGTGATCCAATTATTTTTGGACATGCAGTTCGCGTATATTTTGCAGACTTATTCGAAAAATACCAAACTGAATTTGACGAAATCGGAGTTGATGTAAATAATGGTTTTGGAAACTTATTAAATAATCTTAACGAATTATCTCAAGAAAAGAAAGAAGAAATTATTGGAGATATTGCTGTGGCAATGGAAAATGGTCCAGATATCGCAATGGTAAATTCTGATAAAGGAATCACTAACTTACACGTACCTAGTGACGTAATTATTGATGCTTCAATGCCTGCAATGATTCGTACCTCTGGAAAAATGTGGGATGCTGATGGAAAATTACAAGATACCATAGCTGTTATTCCAGATAGTAGTTATGCTGCTTTATACCAAGTTACGATTGATTTCTGTAAAAAGAACGGTGCATTTGATCCAACAACAATGGGAACTGTTCCTAATGTTGGTTTAATGGCTCAAAAAGCAGAAGAATATGGTTCGCACGATAAGACTTTCGAAATTCCAGCTAATGGAACTGTGAAAATTGTAGATGCCACAGGAAAAACTTTAATAGAACATAACGTTGAAACTGGAGACATTTGGAGAATGTGCCAGGTAAAAGACGCGCCTATTCGCGACTGGGTAAAACTAGCCGTAAGCAGAGCAAAAGCGACAGGATCGCCAGCAGTTTTCTGGTTAGATCAAGAAAGAGCGCATGATGCAGAACTCATTAAAAAGGTAAATCTATATTTAAAAGATTACGATACTGAAGGATTAGAAATTCATATTCTTGCATTAGCAGAAGCAACACAATACACACTTGAGCGTACTAAAGATGGTAAAGAGACAATCTCAGTAACTGGAAACGTTTTACGTGATTATTTAACGGATTTATTCCCTATTTTAGAATTAGGAACAAGTGCAAAAATGCTTTCCATCGTTCCTTTAATGAATGGCGGCGGATTGTTTGAAACTGGCGCTGGTGGATCTGCACCAAAACACGTACAACAATTCAACGAAGAAGGACATTTGCGTTGGGATTCTTTAGGAGAATTCTTAGCATTAGCCGTTTCTTTAGAACATTTAGGTTCAAATTATGATAATAAAAACGCGATTGTTTTATCAGAAACTTTAGATGACGCAACGGATAAATTCTTAGAAAACAAAAAATCACCTTCTCGTAAAGTACACGAACTTGACAACAGAGGAAGTCACTTCTACTTGTCATTATATTGGGCGCAAGCATTGGCTTCGCAAAATAAAGATGCTGAGTTAAAAACGCGCTTCACTCCTATTGCTTCTGAATTGGCGCAAAATGAGGAAAAAATCGTTAAAGAATTGAATGACGCGCAAGGTTCACCAATGAATACTGGCGGTTACTACATGCCAAACGATGAATTAATGTCAAAACTAATGCGTCCTAGCGAAACATTCAATAAAATTTTGAGCGCAATTGCGTAA
- the rplS gene encoding 50S ribosomal protein L19, producing the protein MEALIKFVQEEFVAKKDFPVFAAGDTITVYYEIREGEKTRTQFFRGVVIQRRGSGSSETFTIRKISGTVGVERIFPVNLPALQQIEVNKRGKVRRARIFYFRGLTGKKARIKERRFK; encoded by the coding sequence ATGGAAGCTTTAATTAAATTTGTACAAGAAGAATTTGTAGCAAAAAAAGACTTTCCTGTATTTGCAGCAGGAGATACTATTACAGTTTATTACGAAATTCGTGAAGGCGAAAAAACACGTACACAGTTCTTTAGAGGAGTTGTAATTCAACGTAGAGGTTCAGGTTCATCTGAAACATTTACAATCAGAAAAATATCTGGAACCGTTGGAGTTGAGCGTATTTTCCCAGTTAATTTACCAGCACTTCAACAAATTGAAGTAAACAAAAGAGGTAAAGTTCGTAGAGCACGTATCTTTTACTTTAGAGGTCTTACTGGTAAGAAAGCAAGAATTAAAGAGAGAAGATTCAAATAA
- a CDS encoding T9SS type A sorting domain-containing protein, giving the protein MIIIKLKNGQHYLGKYNIEVPFREVGEIRFQLSPELWERWLSSGGRAEGIEIIDAERREVILTDPTRAQLLSVDLPPRAYYPLSVEFRMNEGVQQSVNYHFAFSQNLSEELESEFGSECHYFVEFNGRSDEEISEPFRRTATDDTIVLIPNPSRGQFTVQIQEAQVQRGIIQVLDVNTGQIIYEKVFSHQDKIPVDLGNLRPNVYILKLITDKKVTTKRIIVN; this is encoded by the coding sequence TTGATAATTATTAAGCTAAAAAACGGTCAACACTATTTAGGGAAGTACAATATTGAAGTCCCTTTTAGAGAAGTTGGGGAAATTAGATTTCAATTAAGTCCTGAATTATGGGAACGTTGGTTAAGTAGTGGCGGACGTGCAGAAGGAATTGAAATAATTGATGCTGAACGCAGAGAAGTTATATTGACTGATCCGACAAGAGCACAACTATTAAGTGTTGATCTTCCGCCAAGAGCATACTATCCGTTAAGCGTAGAATTTAGAATGAATGAAGGTGTGCAACAATCTGTAAATTATCATTTTGCGTTCTCTCAAAATCTATCGGAAGAACTTGAAAGCGAATTTGGAAGTGAATGTCACTATTTTGTTGAATTTAATGGAAGAAGTGATGAAGAAATATCAGAGCCATTCAGAAGAACTGCAACAGACGATACTATTGTATTAATTCCAAATCCGAGTCGTGGGCAATTTACAGTTCAAATTCAAGAAGCTCAAGTACAACGCGGAATAATTCAAGTATTAGATGTAAATACGGGGCAAATAATATATGAAAAAGTATTCAGTCATCAAGATAAAATTCCTGTAGATTTAGGAAACTTACGTCCAAATGTATACATCTTAAAACTAATCACAGACAAAAAAGTAACAACGAAACGTATTATCGTTAACTAA
- a CDS encoding anti-sigma factor, with protein sequence MKKSLMIASMFIGIIAFSSCSSDDGTPPVPTSTLTVNLNGVAPLPSNFVYEGWIVVNNTPISTGRFNTGSVNSTQTFTLVTADLDVATEFILSIELATGDDPAPSNTKILKGGFVANAATLSINSVVGNFANTTTPFSGSFVTDTPTDNVGGVDNGNNDRGVWFIQNMTTAGLINLPQLSAGWKYEGWAVFNTGSAPATTGKFTSANAADSSSPYSGNEPAPLFPGEDFLFNLPAGIDGIVTGLPVVISVEPDLVGDPNEPFFLKPITGTEGISNNGLSVTNNINATINGTAVR encoded by the coding sequence ATGAAGAAAAGTTTAATGATAGCGAGCATGTTTATAGGAATTATAGCATTCTCATCATGTTCTAGTGATGACGGAACGCCTCCAGTGCCAACGTCAACTTTAACTGTAAATCTAAATGGTGTAGCGCCATTACCAAGTAATTTCGTGTACGAAGGTTGGATTGTAGTCAACAATACGCCAATTTCAACAGGAAGATTCAACACAGGATCGGTGAATTCAACACAAACATTTACTTTAGTTACTGCGGATTTAGATGTGGCAACGGAATTTATTTTGTCAATTGAACTCGCAACAGGAGACGATCCAGCGCCTTCAAATACAAAAATTTTAAAAGGTGGTTTTGTGGCAAATGCAGCTACATTATCAATCAATAGCGTGGTTGGAAATTTTGCAAATACGACGACTCCATTTTCAGGATCTTTCGTTACAGATACTCCAACGGATAATGTTGGCGGAGTTGATAATGGAAACAATGATAGAGGTGTTTGGTTTATACAAAACATGACAACGGCAGGATTAATAAATCTTCCGCAGCTTTCTGCAGGTTGGAAATATGAAGGTTGGGCAGTATTTAATACCGGTTCTGCACCAGCAACCACAGGAAAATTTACAAGTGCAAATGCAGCAGACAGTTCGTCTCCGTATAGTGGAAATGAACCTGCACCATTATTTCCAGGAGAAGATTTCTTATTCAATCTTCCAGCGGGAATTGACGGAATCGTAACAGGATTACCAGTTGTAATTTCGGTTGAGCCAGATTTAGTAGGCGATCCAAATGAGCCTTTCTTCTTAAAACCAATTACAGGAACAGAAGGAATAAGTAATAATGGTTTGTCTGTTACAAACAATATCAACGCAACTATCAACGGAACTGCGGTTAGATAA